In Pseudothermotoga hypogea DSM 11164 = NBRC 106472, the following are encoded in one genomic region:
- a CDS encoding ATP-binding cassette domain-containing protein: MIQLERVTVIYNRGTLDEKVALKNVDLLVEEGQFVVIVGANGAGKSTLMKVVVGEVKPTFGVCRIMGQVLREEKIFKCGSIVCQDPNLGIFPNLSIEENLMLARKKGFRGLSFGRVDPRAIELLRSCELGLEENLKKKASKLSGGQKQALAMVMAVSSNPKLLLLDEHTASLDPKSTEKIMELTDRINKTLGTTILMITHDMNIAEQYGDTVIVMEDGKIIARIDKSKQKVQASQLKSMIKSKLTATT; this comes from the coding sequence ATGATACAGCTCGAGCGTGTCACCGTGATCTACAACAGAGGCACTCTCGATGAGAAGGTCGCACTGAAGAACGTCGATCTTTTGGTGGAAGAAGGCCAGTTCGTGGTGATCGTTGGCGCGAACGGTGCGGGTAAGAGCACGCTCATGAAAGTGGTGGTTGGAGAGGTCAAACCGACCTTCGGAGTCTGCCGCATCATGGGGCAAGTACTCAGAGAAGAGAAGATTTTTAAGTGTGGCAGCATAGTCTGTCAGGATCCAAATTTGGGAATCTTTCCGAATTTGAGTATCGAAGAGAACCTCATGCTCGCCAGAAAGAAAGGCTTCAGGGGTTTGAGCTTCGGTCGTGTGGATCCGAGGGCGATCGAACTGCTCAGGTCCTGTGAACTTGGACTGGAGGAGAATTTAAAGAAAAAGGCCTCCAAGCTTTCTGGGGGTCAAAAACAGGCTCTCGCCATGGTGATGGCCGTCTCTTCAAACCCCAAGCTGCTCCTGCTCGACGAGCACACAGCTTCGCTGGATCCCAAGAGCACCGAGAAGATCATGGAACTCACCGACAGGATAAACAAGACACTCGGTACCACGATCCTCATGATCACGCACGATATGAACATCGCCGAACAGTACGGTGACACCGTGATCGTCATGGAGGATGGGAAGATCATCGCACGTATCGACAAATCGAAACAAAAAGTCCAAGCGAGCCAGCTCAAGTCGATGATAAAATCCAAACTAACAGCGACAACCTGA
- a CDS encoding GNAT family N-acetyltransferase has protein sequence MDPSFSLRQAQPEDGPDFSELFLISAPFFVELFKDDTKRVLKNLFVSPRNLFSFQHVCFAEIDGQIAGMILSYSWETHRKEYLRTGHLFFRVLGFKMLRIFRVLLRLNAELCKLAESDYYISNLAVYPRFRGIGIGRLLMEKAEEDAKKIGSRRLVLEVEESNTIALSLYRKLGFEVVEKFQTKLSKDHSLNFCRMIKPLV, from the coding sequence ATGGATCCATCGTTCTCTCTCCGACAGGCTCAACCAGAAGATGGGCCCGACTTCAGTGAACTCTTCTTGATTTCGGCACCATTTTTTGTTGAGCTGTTCAAGGATGATACGAAGAGAGTTTTGAAAAATCTTTTTGTCTCACCAAGAAATCTGTTTTCTTTTCAGCATGTCTGTTTTGCCGAAATTGATGGACAGATCGCTGGCATGATACTTTCCTACAGTTGGGAAACACACCGAAAGGAGTATCTCAGAACGGGCCATTTGTTTTTCAGAGTGCTGGGTTTCAAGATGCTTCGAATTTTCCGTGTTTTGCTCCGATTAAACGCAGAGCTTTGTAAACTTGCCGAAAGTGATTACTACATAAGCAATCTTGCGGTGTATCCCAGGTTCAGAGGAATTGGTATCGGCAGACTTTTGATGGAAAAGGCGGAAGAAGATGCCAAAAAAATTGGATCGAGAAGACTGGTTCTCGAGGTCGAGGAGAGCAATACTATCGCTCTGAGTTTATACAGAAAACTTGGGTTTGAAGTGGTAGAAAAATTCCAGACGAAACTCTCGAAAGATCATAGCCTGAACTTCTGCAGAATGATCAAACCTTTGGTCTGA
- a CDS encoding ABC transporter permease, with protein sequence MIAILEQGLLLALAAMGVYISFRLVDLPDLTPDGSYIVGGAVAVVLLRSGHGWVSATLLAALAAGAAGFITALISTRFRIHTLLASIMVMTGLYSVAIRVMNAPNLPIPRFSTEKILSYEQVVGKTPLDDILGGIGNLQYESQGMKAVTVPFNNKADGHDLILIASLLLFISFLFWLFLRTELGTMLRGYGRNRFAVKVLGVNPNLFALMGLTVANFLVGLSGALFSMYSGFADVNMGTGMVVVCLASVILGEIIFGSREVAYGLFFPIVGAVVYQILLTLAMKYGYRIGFKPSDMKLLTAMFVVSVIAARRLKKSEVTV encoded by the coding sequence ATGATAGCGATCCTCGAACAGGGATTACTGCTCGCCCTGGCCGCCATGGGTGTTTACATATCGTTTCGACTCGTTGATCTTCCTGATCTGACGCCCGACGGTTCCTACATCGTTGGAGGGGCCGTCGCGGTGGTTCTTCTCCGCTCCGGTCATGGGTGGGTAAGTGCAACACTCCTGGCTGCGCTCGCCGCCGGCGCAGCTGGGTTCATCACCGCTTTGATCAGCACGCGTTTCAGAATCCATACGCTCCTGGCTTCCATCATGGTGATGACGGGTCTTTACTCGGTCGCGATAAGGGTCATGAACGCTCCGAATCTACCGATCCCCCGTTTCAGTACCGAAAAGATCCTTTCTTATGAACAGGTCGTTGGAAAAACTCCCCTGGACGACATACTCGGAGGGATTGGAAATCTGCAGTATGAGAGTCAGGGTATGAAGGCGGTGACAGTACCGTTCAACAACAAGGCTGATGGCCATGATCTGATTCTCATCGCTTCCTTGCTTCTGTTCATCAGTTTCCTGTTCTGGCTCTTTTTGCGCACCGAACTCGGCACGATGCTGAGAGGTTACGGCCGCAACAGGTTTGCCGTCAAGGTGCTCGGTGTGAATCCTAACCTCTTCGCACTCATGGGTCTGACCGTTGCGAACTTTCTTGTGGGTTTGTCGGGGGCTTTGTTCAGTATGTACAGCGGATTTGCGGATGTGAACATGGGCACCGGCATGGTCGTGGTGTGTTTGGCTTCGGTGATCCTGGGAGAGATCATCTTCGGTTCCAGAGAAGTTGCATACGGATTGTTCTTTCCCATCGTGGGTGCAGTGGTATATCAAATCCTGTTGACACTCGCGATGAAGTACGGTTATCGGATCGGCTTCAAACCAAGCGACATGAAGTTGCTCACCGCGATGTTCGTCGTCAGTGTCATAGCTGCGAGAAGACTCAAGAAGAGCGAGGTGACCGTATGA
- the lysA gene encoding diaminopimelate decarboxylase, with translation MIDSSILLSAAEVFGTPFYFYDLDFIRDRVRKVYDFFNQFDFHLAYAVKANFNFEILSMLNELGTMVDVVSFGEYERVRKAGFTPERIVVNGNCKSVGELKKYVEDSVYCINLDSLEELLRLESIADRPVRVAIRVNPDVDPKTHHHIATGLKENKFGVDYDTAERMIQIISRSRFVRLVGLHCHIGSQIVEVDPYRQAFESMRDFASKLNLQLELVNLGGGWGIDYGDGKQLDLEEYRRNVFPILEDFNCRIVLELGRWIVGPAGYLISKVEYVKKTKNKNFIVIDAGMSHLIRPALYGAKHRIEPLYEQKDRPTIVADVVGPVCESADTFAKNLELPEPQEGELLIIRDVGAYGYVMSSHYNLLRRAPEILYSKETGFRVSSA, from the coding sequence ATGATCGATTCTTCCATTCTCCTTTCTGCAGCCGAAGTATTCGGCACGCCTTTTTATTTCTACGATCTGGACTTCATTCGTGACAGAGTCAGGAAGGTCTACGACTTTTTCAACCAGTTCGACTTTCACCTCGCCTACGCAGTGAAGGCCAACTTCAACTTTGAAATCCTCTCCATGCTCAACGAGCTCGGTACTATGGTGGATGTAGTCTCTTTCGGTGAGTACGAGCGCGTAAGGAAGGCTGGTTTTACTCCCGAGAGGATCGTCGTGAACGGGAACTGCAAGAGTGTAGGAGAACTGAAAAAGTACGTTGAAGATTCTGTCTATTGCATCAACCTCGACAGTCTTGAAGAACTGCTGAGACTTGAATCCATCGCGGACAGACCCGTGAGGGTTGCGATAAGGGTCAATCCAGATGTCGATCCAAAGACGCACCACCACATCGCAACGGGTTTGAAAGAGAACAAGTTTGGGGTGGATTACGACACTGCGGAAAGAATGATTCAGATCATCTCCAGAAGCAGGTTCGTTCGACTCGTGGGCTTGCACTGTCACATAGGCTCTCAGATCGTCGAGGTTGATCCTTATCGGCAGGCCTTCGAGTCCATGAGGGACTTCGCCTCGAAGTTGAATCTTCAGCTCGAGCTCGTCAACCTCGGTGGCGGATGGGGCATAGACTATGGAGATGGAAAACAGCTCGATCTGGAAGAGTATCGAAGAAACGTATTTCCAATACTTGAGGACTTCAACTGCAGAATTGTTCTCGAGCTCGGAAGATGGATCGTAGGTCCAGCGGGTTATCTGATTTCGAAGGTTGAGTACGTGAAGAAGACGAAGAACAAAAACTTCATCGTGATCGACGCGGGCATGTCGCATTTGATCAGGCCAGCACTTTACGGTGCAAAACACAGGATAGAACCGCTCTACGAGCAAAAAGATAGGCCCACCATCGTTGCGGACGTGGTCGGCCCGGTGTGCGAGAGTGCCGATACTTTTGCGAAAAATCTTGAACTCCCCGAACCACAAGAGGGAGAACTTCTAATCATAAGAGACGTCGGTGCGTACGGCTACGTGATGTCCTCACACTACAACTTGCTGAGAAGAGCACCCGAGATCCTGTACAGCAAGGAAACAGGTTTCAGAGTTTCCTCAGCTTGA
- a CDS encoding TIGR00366 family protein, giving the protein MLGILLHGTPRNFIDAAIEAGKTVWGIVIQFPFYAGIMGMMVKSGLAATIANWFASFSTAKTLPLYSYWSAGLINLFVPSGGGQWSVQGPIMVDAAMKIGASVPKVVMGVAWGDAWTNMIQPFWALPLLSVAKLEIRDIMGYCVMALIWSGIVTSILLLIL; this is encoded by the coding sequence ATGTTGGGTATCCTGCTACATGGGACACCGAGGAACTTCATCGATGCGGCCATTGAAGCCGGTAAAACTGTGTGGGGCATTGTGATCCAGTTCCCGTTTTACGCGGGTATTATGGGTATGATGGTCAAATCGGGTCTGGCCGCAACGATTGCGAACTGGTTTGCGTCGTTCTCCACGGCAAAAACGCTTCCTCTTTACAGCTACTGGAGCGCGGGTCTCATCAACCTGTTCGTACCATCCGGTGGAGGTCAGTGGTCTGTTCAGGGTCCAATCATGGTCGATGCGGCGATGAAAATAGGCGCGTCCGTACCGAAGGTGGTCATGGGCGTCGCTTGGGGTGATGCATGGACGAACATGATTCAACCTTTCTGGGCTCTTCCGCTGCTCTCGGTTGCAAAGTTGGAAATAAGGGACATAATGGGTTACTGCGTAATGGCACTGATTTGGAGCGGTATCGTCACAAGCATCCTGCTCCTCATTCTTTGA
- a CDS encoding ABC transporter ATP-binding protein, giving the protein MVLSVKNLVKSYRNKRAVEGVSFDVEKGQIFALLGPNGAGKTTTMKCVLGLRKADSGEITINGSYSYLPEQKELYRYLTVEKMVRTNNRINRRFDAKKALDLLEEFQIPLKEKIANLSHGMNTLAYLSLVLAEDVDLYLMDEPTWGLDPLMRNRVLELVRTMPQSGKSVLYTSHILSEVEKIADIVAIMVKGRIVEMDNLDNLKEKYVACVVPKGEKLNGYLYRSTKEEDVYIVKRSEANGKIQPADFDMIFEALVKGVKI; this is encoded by the coding sequence ATGGTTCTGAGCGTGAAGAACTTGGTGAAGAGCTATAGGAACAAACGCGCTGTCGAAGGTGTTTCTTTCGACGTCGAAAAGGGTCAGATCTTCGCTTTGCTCGGTCCAAACGGCGCGGGCAAGACAACGACCATGAAATGTGTCCTCGGACTCAGGAAAGCAGATTCCGGTGAGATAACGATCAACGGTTCGTACTCGTATTTGCCCGAGCAAAAAGAGCTTTATCGATATCTAACTGTGGAAAAGATGGTTCGCACCAACAACAGGATCAATCGGAGGTTCGATGCAAAGAAGGCTCTCGACCTGCTCGAAGAGTTTCAGATACCTTTGAAGGAGAAGATCGCGAACCTCTCACATGGCATGAACACGCTCGCTTACCTTTCTCTGGTACTTGCGGAAGACGTCGATCTTTACCTCATGGATGAACCCACCTGGGGACTCGATCCACTGATGCGAAACAGGGTGCTCGAGCTCGTCAGAACGATGCCACAAAGTGGAAAGAGCGTTCTTTACACGAGCCACATTTTATCCGAAGTTGAGAAGATCGCAGACATTGTAGCAATCATGGTGAAGGGCAGAATCGTGGAAATGGACAACCTGGACAACCTGAAAGAGAAGTACGTCGCGTGCGTCGTACCAAAAGGCGAGAAATTGAACGGCTACCTCTACAGATCCACAAAGGAGGAAGACGTGTACATTGTAAAAAGGAGTGAAGCAAACGGGAAGATTCAGCCCGCGGATTTTGACATGATCTTCGAAGCTTTAGTGAAAGGAGTGAAAATATGA
- a CDS encoding YbjQ family protein has translation MILTTTEKLEGYEVVETLGLVMGNVVYSKHLGKDIAAAFKTLAGGEIKSYTELLTEARNIALQRMIAEAEKLNADAVIGLRFGGSSIMQSAAEVLAYGTAVKLRKL, from the coding sequence ATGATTCTAACAACAACGGAGAAGCTCGAGGGTTACGAAGTTGTAGAAACGCTTGGACTGGTGATGGGCAACGTGGTTTATTCGAAGCACCTTGGCAAAGACATCGCTGCAGCCTTCAAGACATTGGCTGGAGGTGAGATCAAGTCCTACACGGAGTTACTCACCGAGGCAAGGAACATAGCTCTGCAGAGAATGATAGCCGAAGCTGAAAAACTCAATGCCGATGCGGTGATTGGCCTTAGATTTGGAGGTTCCTCGATCATGCAATCGGCCGCCGAGGTACTCGCCTACGGTACGGCCGTCAAGCTGAGGAAACTCTGA
- a CDS encoding ABC transporter permease: protein MIHKELADMKLRSIVIFFLGAGLFFFVAPFHRLTLEMLNEYTQLENMPKLLERFVPKNFVERLSDWSFYIYTQWFGKNLGQFVPILAIIIAFPLFARETENGTMEFLLARSSRKKVFWSKSCIAIAVLTVEMLVFSLLPGIYSLLASKDLKYELLGAYTIHTLVGALFWFTLTMLFSVMYDDQVKPILTAVGILASSTVIGIFKPLRFMNTYSYILGSKIISTGKMDVIYTVSLLTVIAVILLSSYAIFLKKEF from the coding sequence ATGATACACAAGGAACTTGCCGATATGAAACTCAGATCCATAGTGATATTCTTCCTCGGTGCAGGCCTCTTTTTCTTTGTCGCACCGTTTCATAGACTGACACTTGAAATGCTGAACGAATACACACAGCTGGAGAACATGCCAAAGTTGCTCGAAAGATTTGTTCCCAAGAATTTCGTTGAGAGACTCTCCGACTGGAGCTTTTACATCTATACGCAGTGGTTCGGAAAGAATCTGGGCCAGTTTGTTCCCATTCTCGCAATCATTATAGCCTTTCCGCTTTTTGCAAGAGAGACAGAGAACGGAACCATGGAGTTCTTGCTGGCTCGGAGCAGTAGAAAAAAAGTGTTTTGGTCGAAATCATGCATCGCAATAGCTGTCCTGACCGTTGAGATGCTCGTGTTTTCTTTACTCCCAGGCATTTACTCTTTGCTCGCCTCCAAAGATCTCAAGTACGAATTACTCGGTGCTTACACGATCCACACGCTCGTCGGCGCACTGTTTTGGTTCACACTCACAATGTTGTTTTCCGTGATGTACGACGATCAGGTCAAGCCCATCCTTACTGCGGTGGGAATCCTCGCAAGCAGCACCGTGATAGGAATTTTTAAACCCCTCAGGTTCATGAACACCTATTCCTACATACTGGGAAGCAAGATCATCTCCACAGGAAAAATGGATGTCATCTACACGGTCAGCCTGCTGACAGTGATTGCTGTCATCTTGCTGTCGAGTTATGCCATATTTTTGAAGAAGGAATTCTGA
- the ggt gene encoding gamma-glutamyltransferase: MRTAVAIQFALNVVEPMMSGIGGGGFMMIYLAKENKIVVLDYREQAPAGAKPTMFLDAEGKPLPFRTAIQTGHAVGIPGTLKGVATALENFGTMSLAQVIEPAIELAEKGIMVNKVLAQSIVDSMYKFNDAAKQVFAPNGQPLPEGALLVQPDLAKTFRLIKERGVDVFYTGEIAQAIVEVVQARGGTMTLEDLKNYEVKFREPIRGTYRGYEIVSMPPPSSGGLTLIQMLKILEGFDIKALGHNTTQTLHLMIETMRLAYADRGKYLGDSDFVKIPFKGYFDEKYIEERRALIDWQKANPNIKAGDPWFYEGSPTCPASQLKNVFAMVNENETSQTTHYTVIDKWGNLVACTTTIEDVFGSGIMVPGYGFMLNNEMTDFDFVPGGANEVQPGKRPRSSMTPTIVFKDGKPVFSVGSPGGARIITTVMQVIMNMIDHGMSVQEAINAPRIFSSSYPTVQWEAGLPEHVKKELELRGHKIADAPRIMGSVQSIVIDLETGKIYGGADPRREGTVIGVP, encoded by the coding sequence ATGAGAACGGCGGTGGCGATCCAGTTCGCACTGAACGTCGTTGAACCGATGATGTCCGGCATCGGTGGCGGAGGCTTCATGATGATTTACCTTGCCAAGGAGAACAAGATCGTCGTACTCGATTATCGTGAACAAGCACCGGCTGGTGCAAAACCAACGATGTTCCTCGATGCCGAAGGAAAACCGCTGCCGTTCAGAACAGCTATTCAGACTGGGCATGCCGTCGGCATACCTGGCACTTTGAAGGGTGTGGCGACTGCACTGGAGAACTTTGGCACGATGAGCCTCGCGCAAGTCATTGAACCAGCAATCGAGCTTGCTGAGAAGGGAATCATGGTGAACAAAGTTCTTGCTCAGTCCATTGTTGATAGCATGTACAAATTCAACGACGCGGCCAAGCAAGTTTTTGCACCCAACGGTCAACCTCTGCCAGAAGGGGCACTCTTGGTCCAGCCGGACCTGGCAAAGACCTTCAGGTTGATCAAAGAACGCGGAGTGGATGTCTTCTACACCGGTGAGATAGCTCAAGCGATAGTCGAAGTTGTCCAAGCCAGAGGAGGTACTATGACTCTGGAAGATTTGAAAAACTACGAAGTCAAGTTCCGAGAACCGATCCGTGGGACTTACAGAGGCTACGAAATTGTCTCCATGCCACCTCCGAGCTCTGGCGGCCTCACGCTCATTCAGATGCTGAAAATACTTGAAGGATTCGACATCAAGGCGCTTGGCCACAACACGACCCAGACTCTGCATTTGATGATCGAAACCATGAGATTAGCCTACGCAGACAGGGGAAAGTACCTCGGAGACTCCGATTTTGTGAAGATACCCTTCAAAGGTTATTTCGACGAGAAGTACATCGAAGAGAGACGCGCTCTGATAGATTGGCAGAAGGCCAATCCCAACATCAAGGCGGGCGATCCTTGGTTCTATGAGGGAAGCCCGACCTGTCCTGCGTCCCAGTTGAAGAACGTTTTCGCGATGGTCAACGAAAACGAGACATCTCAGACAACCCACTACACTGTGATAGACAAATGGGGCAACTTGGTCGCTTGCACGACGACCATCGAGGACGTGTTCGGTTCTGGGATCATGGTTCCAGGCTACGGGTTCATGTTGAACAACGAAATGACGGACTTCGACTTTGTTCCGGGTGGTGCCAACGAGGTACAGCCCGGCAAGCGTCCAAGGAGCAGCATGACGCCCACGATCGTGTTCAAAGATGGCAAACCTGTCTTCAGTGTCGGTTCGCCCGGCGGGGCAAGGATCATAACCACCGTCATGCAGGTGATCATGAACATGATCGATCATGGTATGAGTGTACAAGAAGCCATAAACGCACCTCGTATCTTCAGTTCGAGCTATCCAACCGTTCAGTGGGAGGCGGGTCTACCCGAACACGTGAAAAAAGAACTGGAGCTTCGCGGGCACAAGATCGCGGATGCACCGAGAATCATGGGAAGTGTTCAGAGTATAGTGATCGATCTGGAGACTGGAAAGATCTATGGTGGTGCGGATCCGAGGAGGGAAGGCACGGTCATAGGCGTGCCCTAA
- a CDS encoding TIGR00366 family protein, with protein sequence MLRVLGDAFSKFAKKYLPDALIFAMILTLITFILGIVIQKKSPIDMIVYMGDGFWSLLAFAMQMCLVLMTGHILAQTKPMAAVLKTIAKAANTPFKAVALACVVMIVTSYLNWGFGLIFTSLLAIEIAKNMKGKGLHYPLLVASAYSGFLVWHAGFSASAPLLVNTKGHFLESKIGLIPVSQTIFSPIGYVPVLVLLVTLPFIMAAMHPKKEQVIEVDPSVFAEKKEKPKKDPSQMTPAERMENSMVLSLIIAIIGLIYVFYYFFVKKRFSGSQHTQLHLPHVGYPATWDTEELHRCGH encoded by the coding sequence GTGCTAAGGGTTCTCGGTGATGCTTTTTCAAAGTTTGCTAAAAAGTACCTGCCAGATGCTCTGATCTTCGCGATGATCCTCACTCTCATCACCTTCATCCTCGGAATAGTCATCCAGAAGAAGAGCCCCATCGACATGATCGTGTACATGGGCGATGGGTTCTGGAGCTTGCTGGCGTTCGCAATGCAGATGTGTCTCGTGCTCATGACAGGACACATTCTTGCCCAAACAAAGCCGATGGCTGCTGTTTTGAAGACGATCGCCAAGGCTGCGAACACACCGTTCAAAGCTGTCGCACTCGCGTGTGTTGTGATGATCGTCACGAGTTATCTGAACTGGGGCTTTGGACTCATATTCACTTCCCTGCTGGCCATAGAAATCGCCAAGAACATGAAAGGCAAAGGCTTACACTATCCGTTGCTGGTTGCCTCTGCTTACTCTGGTTTTCTCGTTTGGCACGCTGGTTTTTCAGCATCCGCACCGTTGTTGGTGAACACGAAAGGTCACTTTCTGGAATCCAAGATTGGCTTGATACCCGTCTCCCAAACGATCTTTTCACCTATCGGTTACGTTCCGGTGCTGGTGTTGTTGGTCACTCTGCCGTTCATCATGGCCGCAATGCATCCGAAGAAAGAGCAGGTCATAGAAGTTGATCCATCAGTGTTTGCTGAGAAGAAGGAAAAACCAAAGAAAGATCCATCACAGATGACGCCCGCCGAGAGAATGGAAAACAGCATGGTTTTGTCTTTGATAATCGCCATCATCGGCTTGATATACGTCTTCTACTATTTCTTCGTCAAAAAAAGGTTCTCTGGATCTCAACATACTCAACTTCATCTTCCTCATGTTGGGTATCCTGCTACATGGGACACCGAGGAACTTCATCGATGCGGCCATTGA
- a CDS encoding GntR family transcriptional regulator, with protein MWFKIDFTSHVPVYKQIKEKLKLLILTGELKPGDFVPSIRTLADDLKVNVNTVARAYRELAMEGVLEPVRGEGYLVRQLNGEGFIRSNIENFIDAVERCKEVGIGIERLMSLLKEIYGRRDDGSEREELGEEL; from the coding sequence GTGTGGTTCAAGATAGACTTCACGTCCCACGTTCCTGTGTACAAACAAATAAAGGAAAAACTTAAACTGCTGATACTCACAGGTGAGTTGAAACCAGGTGATTTCGTTCCATCCATAAGAACGCTCGCCGACGACTTGAAGGTGAACGTCAACACCGTTGCGAGGGCGTACAGAGAGCTCGCCATGGAAGGTGTGCTGGAACCTGTGCGTGGAGAAGGTTACCTTGTCAGACAGTTGAACGGAGAAGGGTTCATACGCTCCAACATCGAGAACTTCATTGACGCCGTTGAGAGGTGTAAGGAAGTTGGGATAGGAATTGAACGTTTGATGTCGCTACTGAAAGAGATCTATGGGAGGCGGGACGATGGTTCTGAGCGTGAAGAACTTGGTGAAGAGCTATAG
- a CDS encoding ABC transporter substrate-binding protein → MLSKSLAAVVALLIVSVLSFGTVKIGITQIVDHPALNAVFDGIIKAIEDAGFKVGTDVVIDRQNAQGSVQNAAAIARKFASERVDIVVAIATPSAQACVQVITDRPVIFSAVTDPVGAGLIKQLGKNESNVVGISDMVPVSTHLKLIKAVFPNAKKVGVLYNPGEANSVTLTNMAKAAAPSLALTILDMTGTNASEMVAAVNSVGPDVDVIYIGTDNTAASSMQAIGAAALRLKKPIVAADIDIARQGGLIGFGFNYFQVGVETGKLVVEILKGKKPSELESHLLGPESLMLFINLDLAKELNVSIPQELIDRADIIVQNGQEVKR, encoded by the coding sequence ATGTTGAGCAAATCTTTAGCCGCCGTGGTAGCTTTGCTGATCGTGTCAGTTCTGAGCTTCGGAACCGTGAAGATCGGTATCACGCAGATCGTAGACCATCCGGCACTCAACGCAGTTTTCGACGGTATCATCAAGGCAATCGAGGATGCAGGGTTCAAAGTCGGCACTGACGTGGTCATCGACAGACAGAACGCCCAAGGTAGCGTGCAGAACGCTGCGGCGATCGCACGAAAGTTCGCAAGTGAGAGAGTCGACATCGTTGTTGCTATCGCGACTCCGAGCGCCCAGGCTTGCGTTCAAGTGATCACCGACAGGCCCGTGATCTTCTCCGCGGTGACAGATCCGGTGGGAGCAGGCTTGATCAAGCAGTTGGGGAAAAACGAGTCGAACGTTGTTGGTATCTCTGACATGGTGCCGGTCTCGACCCATCTGAAACTCATCAAGGCGGTCTTTCCAAACGCAAAGAAGGTAGGGGTGCTCTACAATCCGGGAGAGGCGAACTCCGTTACGCTCACCAACATGGCGAAAGCCGCTGCTCCATCGCTCGCACTCACCATCTTGGACATGACGGGTACCAACGCGAGCGAAATGGTCGCGGCGGTGAACAGCGTAGGACCGGATGTCGATGTGATCTACATAGGAACCGATAACACCGCGGCTTCTTCGATGCAGGCCATAGGAGCGGCAGCTCTCAGATTGAAGAAACCAATCGTGGCTGCCGACATCGACATCGCCCGTCAAGGAGGATTGATAGGCTTTGGTTTCAACTACTTCCAAGTGGGAGTCGAGACGGGGAAGTTGGTTGTCGAGATCTTGAAAGGCAAAAAACCCAGCGAGCTCGAGTCACACTTGCTCGGACCCGAATCGCTGATGCTTTTCATCAACCTCGATCTGGCGAAAGAGTTGAACGTGAGTATTCCACAGGAACTCATTGACAGGGCGGACATCATCGTTCAAAACGGTCAAGAGGTGAAAAGATGA